The following coding sequences are from one Deltaproteobacteria bacterium window:
- a CDS encoding 4Fe-4S binding protein, translating to MSEKSVYEKLGEKIMVPGSVRIPKLFAMLVDEKEAGMLLALPATAGELAAKVGITTEEAAKKLAEFYHKGLAFKSVKPDGVRYRMDRDIVQFHDATILWAEAPKAYFELWQEFMETEWPAYAKIVESAIPKPFTRIIPVEQSLDAKNQILSFESARELIDTAKVICVTKCTCRLIAGKCDKPVEVCLQIGKAADYNIDRGTGRRITKDEALKILKDSEEAGLMHVTMNRSDDMHFICNCCGCCCIAMPVMIQYGTRMTDPSRYLAKIDADTCEACGACVDRCWFSAISMDEKKNAAVINADKCMGCGVCQVVCPSGALTLVESRPREFIPAA from the coding sequence ATGAGCGAAAAATCGGTTTACGAAAAACTGGGCGAAAAAATCATGGTTCCGGGTTCGGTGCGTATTCCCAAGCTCTTCGCCATGCTGGTGGATGAAAAAGAGGCGGGAATGCTTCTGGCCCTTCCGGCAACCGCCGGGGAACTGGCGGCCAAGGTCGGTATAACAACTGAGGAAGCCGCGAAAAAGCTGGCGGAGTTCTACCACAAGGGCCTTGCCTTCAAGAGCGTCAAGCCCGACGGCGTGCGCTATCGCATGGACCGGGACATTGTTCAGTTTCACGACGCAACCATTCTCTGGGCCGAAGCCCCCAAGGCGTATTTCGAGCTGTGGCAGGAATTCATGGAAACCGAGTGGCCGGCCTACGCAAAAATCGTGGAAAGCGCCATTCCCAAGCCCTTCACCCGCATAATCCCGGTTGAGCAGTCGCTGGATGCCAAAAATCAGATTCTTTCCTTTGAAAGCGCTCGGGAGCTGATCGACACCGCCAAGGTAATCTGCGTCACCAAGTGCACCTGCCGCCTCATAGCCGGAAAATGCGACAAGCCGGTGGAAGTCTGCCTTCAGATAGGAAAGGCCGCCGACTACAACATAGATCGCGGAACGGGCCGCCGGATAACAAAGGACGAGGCCCTGAAAATCCTGAAGGACTCCGAGGAGGCGGGCCTGATGCACGTCACCATGAACCGCTCGGATGACATGCACTTCATCTGCAACTGCTGCGGCTGCTGCTGCATAGCAATGCCGGTGATGATACAGTACGGCACCAGGATGACCGACCCAAGCCGCTACCTTGCGAAAATCGACGCCGACACCTGTGAGGCCTGCGGGGCCTGCGTGGACCGCTGCTGGTTTTCGGCCATAAGCATGGACGAGAAAAAGAACGCGGCTGTGATAAACGCGGATAAGTGCATGGGCTGCGGAGTCTGCCAGGTGGTCTGCCCGTCGGGAGCCCTGACCCTCGTGGAATCGAGGCCCAGGGAGTTCATCCCCGCCGCCTGA
- the hypA gene encoding hydrogenase maturation nickel metallochaperone HypA: MHEMGIAMRIVDIAKSAIPPEAKDRTVTAVTLRVGKLSAIVPESMRFCFTVVSRDTPLEGARLDIEEIPVTAVCEDCHDDFTITDADFTCPKCKGPNLKILTGRELTVASIELSE, from the coding sequence ATGCACGAAATGGGAATCGCCATGCGGATAGTGGACATCGCAAAGTCCGCAATTCCCCCTGAGGCCAAGGACAGAACCGTAACGGCGGTGACCCTTAGGGTGGGCAAGCTCTCAGCCATTGTGCCTGAAAGCATGAGGTTCTGCTTCACCGTGGTCAGCCGGGACACTCCCCTTGAAGGCGCAAGGCTCGACATAGAGGAAATCCCGGTAACCGCTGTGTGCGAAGACTGCCATGACGATTTCACCATAACCGACGCCGATTTCACATGCCCCAAGTGCAAGGGGCCGAACCTGAAAATTCTCACGGGCCGGGAACTTACCGTGGCCTCAATAGAATTATCCGAATGA
- a CDS encoding histone deacetylase: MLSAKRKTGLVFFPAFDWSVSPTHPEREERLLYTQDQVMEEGLLDLDGVVEYRVRPATYADIRRTHFCVPDEAAVTTESHLIAAGGCLVAADAVMKREVDSAFALVRPPGHHAMRVVHGNRGFCNINIEAVMIEYIRDVYNVRKVAIVDTDCHHGDGTQDIYWHDPDTLFISIHQDGRTLYPGTGFPADMGGPNAIGSTINIPLPPRTGEEGFRTALDELVMPLIERFEPELIVNSAGQDNHYEDPITHMNFSARGYADLTARLKPHLAVLEGGYSVEKALPYINVGIIMAMAGLPTATVKEPNYDTEYEAQTPEVDKYVDQTISTVRKQFITSQPPPDINKDGRIIERRRNIFYDTDMIQELQTERIRRCRDCAGALWIESSSSRGYRILAIHVPRWACPACQKQARQWCESVPAKTYDKVYIQDRTKNSYTVI, translated from the coding sequence ATGCTTTCCGCGAAGCGCAAGACCGGCCTGGTCTTTTTTCCGGCATTCGACTGGTCCGTGAGTCCCACCCACCCGGAGAGGGAGGAGCGCCTCCTGTACACCCAGGACCAGGTGATGGAGGAAGGTCTTTTGGACCTTGACGGCGTGGTGGAATACAGGGTCCGGCCCGCCACCTATGCGGATATAAGGCGCACGCATTTTTGCGTACCCGACGAGGCGGCGGTCACAACCGAAAGCCATCTCATCGCCGCCGGAGGCTGCCTTGTGGCGGCGGACGCGGTAATGAAGCGCGAGGTGGATTCGGCCTTCGCCCTGGTTCGCCCGCCCGGCCATCACGCCATGAGGGTGGTGCACGGAAATCGCGGATTCTGCAACATCAACATTGAAGCCGTGATGATCGAGTACATAAGGGACGTCTACAACGTGCGCAAGGTGGCCATAGTGGACACAGACTGCCACCACGGAGACGGCACCCAGGACATTTACTGGCACGACCCGGACACCCTGTTCATTTCCATCCACCAGGACGGACGCACCCTATATCCGGGCACCGGCTTTCCCGCCGACATGGGCGGGCCCAACGCCATAGGCTCCACCATAAACATTCCCCTTCCCCCGCGAACCGGCGAGGAGGGTTTCCGCACGGCCCTGGATGAGCTGGTGATGCCGCTCATAGAGCGGTTCGAGCCCGAACTCATCGTAAACTCGGCAGGCCAGGACAACCACTACGAAGACCCCATCACCCACATGAATTTTTCGGCTCGGGGCTACGCCGATCTCACGGCCCGCCTGAAACCGCACCTGGCGGTTCTGGAGGGCGGCTACTCGGTGGAAAAGGCCCTTCCTTATATCAACGTGGGCATCATCATGGCCATGGCCGGGCTTCCCACGGCCACGGTGAAGGAGCCCAATTACGACACCGAGTACGAGGCCCAGACACCCGAAGTCGACAAGTACGTGGATCAGACCATATCCACCGTGCGAAAGCAGTTCATAACAAGCCAGCCCCCGCCCGACATCAACAAGGACGGGCGTATAATAGAGCGCCGCCGCAACATCTTCTACGACACGGACATGATCCAGGAGCTCCAGACCGAGCGCATCCGCCGCTGCCGCGACTGCGCCGGGGCCCTTTGGATCGAATCGTCCTCAAGCCGGGGATACAGGATTCTGGCAATTCACGTTCCGCGCTGGGCCTGCCCGGCCTGCCAGAAACAAGCCCGGCAATGGTGCGAGTCGGTGCCCGCAAAGACCTACGACAAGGTCTATATCCAGGACCGCACGAAAAATTCCTACACCGTGATCTGA
- the hypB gene encoding hydrogenase nickel incorporation protein HypB: protein MEIKIVKRVLAANDSIAEENREMFAANGVFVFNLMSSPGSGKTTLLVETLKRLAPKMSCAVIVGDICSTIDADRLAKADIPVVQVNTDEFGGDCHLAAHVIRSAVSSLDLASIDLLIVENVGNLVCPAEFDMGEDRRGVVLSVTEGEDKPVKYPLMFRVCDMAILSKIDLLPHLDNFSAELAIKNMKSVNPKMPIFPLSTMTGEGFDAWMEWLTSQVAAKKNRQ, encoded by the coding sequence ATGGAAATCAAGATAGTAAAGCGGGTTCTGGCCGCCAATGACTCCATCGCCGAGGAAAACCGCGAGATGTTCGCCGCCAACGGCGTTTTCGTGTTCAACCTCATGAGTTCCCCCGGCTCAGGGAAAACCACGCTTTTAGTGGAAACCTTGAAGCGCCTTGCCCCAAAAATGAGCTGTGCGGTCATTGTTGGCGACATCTGCTCCACCATAGACGCCGACAGGCTCGCCAAGGCGGATATCCCCGTGGTCCAGGTGAACACCGACGAATTCGGGGGCGACTGCCACCTTGCGGCCCACGTCATCCGCTCCGCCGTCTCCTCCCTCGATCTTGCATCCATCGACCTTCTCATCGTGGAGAACGTGGGGAACCTCGTGTGCCCCGCCGAGTTCGACATGGGCGAGGACAGGCGCGGGGTGGTGCTCTCGGTCACCGAGGGCGAGGACAAGCCGGTCAAGTACCCCTTGATGTTCAGGGTCTGCGACATGGCGATTTTGAGCAAGATAGACCTTCTTCCGCATCTGGATAATTTTTCGGCGGAGCTTGCCATTAAAAACATGAAAAGCGTCAATCCCAAGATGCCCATTTTTCCGCTTTCCACCATGACCGGGGAAGGCTTTGACGCATGGATGGAATGGCTTACGAGCCAGGTCGCCGCAAAGAAAAACCGTCAATAA
- a CDS encoding YggS family pyridoxal phosphate-dependent enzyme gives MERAALACGRDPLSVKLAAVAKTVPAHLVAAAVHAGASIVAENYIQEAREKMEALPGLPVSWHFIGHLQTNKARYAARLFDCIHAIDSERLAGELSRRLLIENRRMAVLIEVNVGGEASKSGVGPDEAPELAAKIAALPHLDLKGLMTMPPWTENPEDSRPYFAALRKLAEKIEELGIEKASISELSMGLSHDFEEAIKEGATIIRVGTAIFGGRR, from the coding sequence ATGGAGCGCGCGGCGCTTGCCTGCGGGCGCGATCCCTTATCGGTGAAGCTCGCGGCGGTGGCCAAGACCGTTCCCGCCCACCTGGTTGCGGCGGCGGTTCATGCGGGGGCGTCCATAGTCGCCGAAAACTACATCCAGGAGGCCAGGGAGAAAATGGAAGCCCTGCCCGGTCTTCCTGTTTCGTGGCACTTCATAGGCCATCTCCAGACCAACAAGGCCCGTTACGCAGCCCGCCTCTTTGACTGTATTCACGCCATCGACTCCGAAAGGCTCGCCGGGGAGCTTTCCCGCAGGCTTCTGATCGAAAACAGGCGCATGGCGGTTCTTATCGAGGTGAACGTAGGCGGCGAGGCCAGCAAGAGCGGAGTCGGGCCGGATGAGGCCCCTGAACTGGCCGCAAAGATAGCCGCCCTGCCCCACCTTGATCTCAAGGGCTTGATGACGATGCCCCCCTGGACCGAAAACCCGGAGGATTCAAGGCCCTACTTTGCGGCCTTACGGAAACTCGCGGAAAAAATCGAGGAACTCGGAATCGAAAAAGCCTCCATTTCCGAGCTTTCCATGGGACTCAGCCACGATTTCGAGGAAGCCATAAAGGAAGGCGCAACAATAATTAGGGTCGGAACCGCCATTTTCGGCGGACGCCGGTAA
- the maf gene encoding septum formation inhibitor Maf: MEKPLPLILASGSPRRKELLTGAGLEFSIIVSDVDEDIPVKGTPAAHAKHLAEIKASAVAELYPESFVIGADTIVVVDGDILGKPASEKEAERMLDRLSGRAHIVHTGWCIICRKKGFKFSGVEETLVQFKNLSPDEIKWYVKTGEPMDKTGAYAIQDKGAALVKSVVGSYTNVVGLPLCEVVEVLEREGFRRRGR; the protein is encoded by the coding sequence ATGGAAAAGCCCCTGCCCCTCATACTTGCCTCAGGCTCGCCGCGAAGGAAAGAACTCCTTACAGGCGCGGGCCTTGAATTTTCAATCATCGTAAGCGACGTTGACGAGGACATCCCAGTCAAGGGGACTCCCGCAGCCCACGCAAAACACCTTGCCGAAATCAAGGCATCGGCGGTTGCGGAGCTTTACCCGGAAAGCTTCGTGATAGGCGCTGACACCATAGTTGTGGTGGACGGCGACATCCTTGGAAAACCCGCTTCGGAGAAAGAGGCGGAAAGGATGCTCGACCGTCTTTCGGGCCGCGCCCACATCGTGCACACGGGCTGGTGCATAATCTGCCGCAAAAAGGGCTTCAAATTTTCAGGTGTTGAAGAAACTCTGGTCCAGTTCAAGAACCTATCGCCCGATGAAATAAAATGGTACGTCAAAACCGGGGAACCCATGGACAAGACCGGGGCCTACGCCATACAGGACAAGGGGGCGGCCCTGGTGAAAAGCGTGGTGGGCTCCTACACCAACGTGGTGGGGCTTCCCCTGTGCGAAGTTGTTGAGGTCCTGGAACGGGAGGGATTTCGACGCCGTGGACGCTGA